One uncultured Carboxylicivirga sp. genomic window, GACAACAAAAGCATACTATGGAAACGATTTGATTGGTCTTGCTGAAGATATCACAATTGTAGAAGAACCTGGAAAAATTCATTCTTACAAGAGTGGCGACACCCAACTATTGGCTCAGATTATAACACGCAGCACTAACAGAACTTTAAGTGACTACGCATCAGAGAAGCTTTGGAAACCACTTGGAGCAAGGAATACAGCCCTATGGTCTCTCGACAAGAAAAATGGTACGGAAAAAGCATATTGCTGTTTTAACTCTAACGCTCGCGACTTTGCATTAATCGGAGCTCTTATTAATCATCATGGTTTTTGGAGAAATCAGCAAATTATCAGTCAAAAATACATAGATGAAGCGATAACACCAGCAAGCTACTTAAAAACAGACAATGGTCAAGATCTGGATTTTTATGGTTTTCAATGCTGGATTATTAATTACGATGGCTTTAAAATCCCTTATGCACGTGGTATTCTTGGTCAATACATTTTTTCTATTCCTGAGAAAAATGCAATTATTGTACGACTTGGTCACAAACGGAGTAAGGCACAAATAAATCATCACCCTTCTGACGTATATGCATATCTTGAGATGGGACTTGAGTTTTTGCAATAAAAAAGGCCGGAATAACCGGCCCTTTAAATATTATTCTATCATATTTTAATATGCTCTTCCACTTCTGCCTTCAACAAAATTGATAAAAGAAGTATTCACTACCTTATTTCCTCCTGGCGTTGGATAATCACCGGTAAAGTACCAGTCTCCTCTGTCATCAGGACATGCTTCATGAAGATTTTCAATGGTTTGATATACTAATTCAACTTCAGCATCTATATCATCAGGGCGAAGCATTTTAGCAATCTGATCAGAAATCTGTTCCGGTGTAAATGGTTTGTAGATTTCCTTTACATAGTTCACAATCTCTTCTTTTGGAAGATTTTGCTGATCCTTACATTTTTTATAAACATCATCGATTACCTTCTCCTGACCTGTTTCTCTCAATAATTCAATAGCAGCCGAGAAAGCACAGAAATCTTTCAATTTAGCCATATCAATTCCATAACAATCAGGATAACGAATCTGCGGTGCCGATGATACTACGATAATCTTCTTGGGATGCAAACGATCCAAAATTCGAAGAATACTTTTCTTAAGAGTTGTCCCGCGTACAATTGAATCATCGATGATAACCAAGGTATCAACACCATTTTTAACGATACCATAAGTAACATCATAAACGTGCGCTACCATATCATCCCTGCTATTATCATCAGCAATAAAGGTTCGCATCTTAACATCTTTAATGGCAATTTTCTCAACCCTTGGTTCAACAGCAAGAATTTCATCCAACTCTTCAGGAGTGATGTCTTTTCCTTTTTCAAGAATCTTCCTTTTCTTAACCTGATCCAATTCCTGACGAATACCATCCATCATACCATAGAAGGCTGTTTCTGCAGTATTCGGAATATATGAAAAGACAGTATTTTCAACATCATAATTAACCTTCTCAAGCAATGTCTTCGCTAACAGACGGCCAAGAGATTTACGCTCAAGATAAATCTTCTTATCACTTCCCCGAGAGAAATAAATGCGCTCAAACGAACATGAAGTACGTTTTTGAGGTACCCTCACCAACTCTTCAGTTACAGCTCCATTTTTCTTAATAATAAGTGCATGACCCGGTTTTAATTCCTGCACCTGAACTGAACGAACATTCATTGCAGTTTGAATAACCGGACGTTCAGAGGCAACCACTACTATTTCTTCATCCTGATAATACCAAGCAGGACGAATTCCCCAAGGATCGCGTGTTACAAAAGCATCACCATGACCAATCATTCCGGCTAAGGCATAACCTCCATCCCAACGACGACTTGAGCGCTCCAAAATTTTTCTTACATCCAGTTCTTCTTCAATTCCAAATGAGATTTCGCGATTTGATAAACCTTCATTCTTATGTTTTCGGAACAACATTTCATTCTCTTCATCCAAAAAGTGACCTACATTCTCAAGAATGGTTACTGTATCAGTGTAATCTTTTGGATGCTGCCCTAAATCAAACAGAGACTTAAAAATCTCATCTACATTGGTAAGATTAAAGTTACCTGCCATTACAAGATTACGCGATCTCCAGTTATTTTCGCGCATCACAGGATGCACATACTCAATACTATGATTACCGAAAGTTCCGTAACGTAAATGACCTAAATATAACTCACCGGCAAAAGGTAAATTCTCCTGCGCATATTTCGGATCCTTCAACAATTCAGGCTCATGATCCTGCAGTTTTACAAAGGGTTCATTTATTCTCTTGAAGATATCCTTAATAGGATTTGTCTTGTTCGATCTTTGTCTGAAAAAATATTTTTTTCCTGCTTCCTGATCAAGTTTTAAGTTTACAGCCCCTGCACCGTCCTGACCACGATTGTGCTGTTTCTCCATTAACAAGTATAGTTTATTCAAACCATACATCCACGTACCGTACTTATCCTGGTAATACTCCAACGGCTTCAACAAACGAATTAGAACGATACCACACTCGTGCTTAATCTGATCACTCATGATGTTTACTTAAAAAAAATGATGCGCAAATTTAAATTCAATTTTCCAATCACCCAACTTGGATAAAACAAAAAAAGAAGCCGGACTTATCCGGCTTCCTATTATTTAATTACAAATTTTCCATTCTTACAGTTCCCTTCACAACATAGCAGTTCGGGAAAAACTCTTTCATATCCTTCAGCAAAGGCAATGCCTCATGCTTATGTCGATAGTTCCCTACACGAACCCTCCAAAAAGGTGGATTATAGGTGGTTGATATTTTAGCATCCGGAAACTCCTCCAATACTTTCGTTTTAACATCCATTGCCTGACGCTTTCCGTTAGGACCTGATCCCGAAAAGAGTTGTATCTGATAACCATCGACTCCTTCCTGTCTGGCATTTTCTTTCACCATTGTTTCCATCAGAAAATCAATGCCCTGATCCTGATGAATGGTTATTATACCTTCTCCTTCTTTTACTGTTTGTACTTCTTCTGCCAAATTTTGAGCTTGTACAAATACAGTAAAACCAATAAATGTAAAAATGAGGGTAACAAAATACTTCATTCTATTCCTTTTTGGGAAGCCACAAAGATAAACAATCTTGCCATTAAAAAATCATTCATCACAAGATTATGCCTTACTCGTATGTAGGCACCACCAAAACAGGCTTCGATGAGTTATTAATCAACTCATTGGCAAAGGGTTTAAAAATATTAACAAAAGGATTATGTGTGTGATTAACATGCACTGTAATTAAATCTGCATTTTTTTCTTCTGCAAAAGAAATCAGCCTCTGAACTGGTTTTTTACCCACCAAAACTGATTTTTCCACTTCAACTCCGGCACGTGTCACAAAATACTTTTCAACCTGACGATTAAACATCGCCACACGCTTTAATAAATATTGTAATTTTGATTCACGCACAGCCACCAAAAAAATTCTCGATTTAAATACTGATGCAATACCAGCAATTACAGGAATCTTTTTTCTGCTTGCTTTTGTGTAATCAACCGGAACAACAATTTTTCTAATACCTCCATTCCATTTCATTTCCTGATTAAGAACAATAACGGGACAGGGTGCATGAGCCACAAGACTATAAGCATTACTCCCAATCCACTTACTCTGAAATCCGGAAGCTCCATGAGAACCCATCACAATCAGGCTCGAATCATCATATTTTGCCTGATTACTTATCTCGTGTACAACATTTCCCTCCCTTACCTTATAATCAAACTTACCACCAGGAACAACATAATCATCATCATATTTCTTAATCAGATCCACTAGCCATTCATCCACTTTTTCATTAACTCTGTATTCTGCCTGATTTTTTGCATAGGTAGGCGCATAATGCAAACCTGTTTTAACATGCATTATGCGAACATTAGCATTGATGTGATTGGCAACCGCAATACCATATTCCATTGCGTTTAAAGCAGCTTCTGAAAAATCAATCGGGATTAAAATACGTTTCATGGATATCGGAATTAGAATTAACCATTATAAATATAGTAATTTTTTGATGGATTTATTGACCGACCAAAACATTATCAATAGACATAATGATAACATTCCATTTTTTGGAACAATCGTTAATATCATTTAAAACAATCCTTTATATTGGTCATTCATGAAGGAAGCATTACATTTGCAGCCTCAAACTGAGAAATGTAATATTTCCCGATATATACAAAATGGACTTAAAGAACATTAAACCATTGACATCGAATAATTCTGGTAAAAAACTTTTTATCGAGACATATGGATGTCAAATGAACGTAGCTGATAGTGAGGTTGTAGCATCAGTGATGGAGATGGATGGCTACGGCATTACACACGAAATGGAACAGGCTGATGCCATATTTATTAATACCTGTTCAATACGAGATAATGCAGAACAAAGAGTCATGGGGCGCTTGCAGCAATTAACTGCAATGCGAAAAAACAATCCGGATCTTATCATTGGAATCATAGGATGTATGGCTGAAAGAGTGAAGGATCAGCTATTTGAAAAAGGTGCCAACATTGTTGTCGGACCTGATGCCTATATGGATTTACCCAATTTGATTGGCATGGCCGAAAATGGTGATAAAGCCATCAATGTTGAACTTTCAACGAATGAAACTTACTCAGACGTTATTCCTTCACGCATTAGTAAAAACCGTATATCCGGTTTTGTTTCAATCATGCGTGGATGTAATAATTTCTGTTCTTATTGCATCGTTCCATATACCCGAGGGCGAGAAAGAAGCAGACAACCTGAAAGTATAAAAAGAGAAATACAGGACTTACAAAATAAAGGTTTTAAAGAAGTTAACCTCCTGGGACAAAATGTTAATTCATATAACTGGACCGGGAATGAGTGTAATAAATTAAATTTCCCTGGTCTGTTAAATTATGTAGCCGGTAATTTCCCTGAGATGCGAATTCGTTTTACAACATCTCACCCTAAGGATATGTGTGATGAGACTTTAAAAGTAATGGCTAAATATTCCAACATTTGCAATCACATCCATTTACCCTTGCAATCGGGAAGCAGTAAGATTCTTAAATTAATGAATCGTAAATACGATCGTGAATGGTATATGGAACGAATCACAGCTATTAAAACCATTCTTCCTGACTGCGGTTTATCAACTGATGTTTTCTGCGGATTTCATAACGAAACAGAAGAAGATCACAAACAAACTCTGGAATTAATGCAATGGGTTGGCTACGATTCAGCCTTTATGTTTAAATACTCTGAACGACCAGGAACTTATGCGAGTAAACACCTGGAAGATAATGTTTCGGAAGAAATCAAATCAAAGCGACTACAGGAAATAATTGATCTTCAAACAGAATTATCTATTAAAAGTAATAAGGCCGATATAGGAAAAACCTTTGAAGTATTAGTTGAAGGAACATCTAAAAAATCGAAGGAAGAACTTTTTGGAAGAACCTCACAAAACAAGGTGGTTGTTTTCCCAAAAGAAAACTTTAAAAAAGGTGATTTTGTTATGGTAAAAATAACAGACGCAGGTTCAGCAACTCTGAAAGGTATTTCAATAAATTAATAACAAGCCCAATTATGAACGATAAAATTAAAGAATTCAGGGAGTATCGCTCTGCTATGAACGAGAAGCTTTTAGCAAGCAACAACAAGGTTATTAAGAGAATTTTTAACATTGACACCAACACATACATGGAGGGTGCTTTATCTACCAAAGTAAAAGAAATGTTGGGTTTGGTTAGTTCGATGGTTTTAAGATGTGATGATTGTATCAAATATCATCTGGAGAAATGTTACGAACAAGGTGTGACCAATGAAGAGATGATGGAAATTTTCTCTGTTGCGAATCTTGTTGGAGGAACAATTGTTATCCCACATACAAGAAGAGCAATCGAATATTGGGAAATACTAAATGAAGAGGAATAAATATTAAAATAAAGTTCTCTTTTACTATATTTCGGCTAACCTAAGGCCATAACAAATCATGCAAAAATCTTATTTCAAAGAGTACTTATACACATTACTTTCGCCTAATAAGATAGTAATGTGTTTCTTTATTGTTTATTTACTCTTCCCTACTCAGAATTCATCAGGTGATAGCTGGGGCTATGCTACAGATATTAAATTTCAAATAAATCTGTTCAGACCACACCATTTATTGTACAATAGTTTTGGCTTAATAATTTACAAAATATTAAAAATTATATTTGGTAATATTGATGTTCTA contains:
- a CDS encoding serine hydrolase, which translates into the protein MAASKKFRFSFILVLLIGVWFFLPHHLRMAFTYWFPGIEDYKIFDNREVKASDTPFEWPVSKTYNQFDFSQQQRDTLEHYNTVAFLVIQNDSILYEEYWDDYGPDSYSNSFSASKSLVSFLIGAAIDDGYISSVDQKAGDFLLYMKDGMNSELTIRDLLTMSSGSNWDESYSSPTSMTTKAYYGNDLIGLAEDITIVEEPGKIHSYKSGDTQLLAQIITRSTNRTLSDYASEKLWKPLGARNTALWSLDKKNGTEKAYCCFNSNARDFALIGALINHHGFWRNQQIISQKYIDEAITPASYLKTDNGQDLDFYGFQCWIINYDGFKIPYARGILGQYIFSIPEKNAIIVRLGHKRSKAQINHHPSDVYAYLEMGLEFLQ
- a CDS encoding amidophosphoribosyltransferase, whose product is MSDQIKHECGIVLIRLLKPLEYYQDKYGTWMYGLNKLYLLMEKQHNRGQDGAGAVNLKLDQEAGKKYFFRQRSNKTNPIKDIFKRINEPFVKLQDHEPELLKDPKYAQENLPFAGELYLGHLRYGTFGNHSIEYVHPVMRENNWRSRNLVMAGNFNLTNVDEIFKSLFDLGQHPKDYTDTVTILENVGHFLDEENEMLFRKHKNEGLSNREISFGIEEELDVRKILERSSRRWDGGYALAGMIGHGDAFVTRDPWGIRPAWYYQDEEIVVVASERPVIQTAMNVRSVQVQELKPGHALIIKKNGAVTEELVRVPQKRTSCSFERIYFSRGSDKKIYLERKSLGRLLAKTLLEKVNYDVENTVFSYIPNTAETAFYGMMDGIRQELDQVKKRKILEKGKDITPEELDEILAVEPRVEKIAIKDVKMRTFIADDNSRDDMVAHVYDVTYGIVKNGVDTLVIIDDSIVRGTTLKKSILRILDRLHPKKIIVVSSAPQIRYPDCYGIDMAKLKDFCAFSAAIELLRETGQEKVIDDVYKKCKDQQNLPKEEIVNYVKEIYKPFTPEQISDQIAKMLRPDDIDAEVELVYQTIENLHEACPDDRGDWYFTGDYPTPGGNKVVNTSFINFVEGRSGRAY
- a CDS encoding SPOR domain-containing protein, encoding MKYFVTLIFTFIGFTVFVQAQNLAEEVQTVKEGEGIITIHQDQGIDFLMETMVKENARQEGVDGYQIQLFSGSGPNGKRQAMDVKTKVLEEFPDAKISTTYNPPFWRVRVGNYRHKHEALPLLKDMKEFFPNCYVVKGTVRMENL
- a CDS encoding universal stress protein, which gives rise to MKRILIPIDFSEAALNAMEYGIAVANHINANVRIMHVKTGLHYAPTYAKNQAEYRVNEKVDEWLVDLIKKYDDDYVVPGGKFDYKVREGNVVHEISNQAKYDDSSLIVMGSHGASGFQSKWIGSNAYSLVAHAPCPVIVLNQEMKWNGGIRKIVVPVDYTKASRKKIPVIAGIASVFKSRIFLVAVRESKLQYLLKRVAMFNRQVEKYFVTRAGVEVEKSVLVGKKPVQRLISFAEEKNADLITVHVNHTHNPFVNIFKPFANELINNSSKPVLVVPTYE
- the miaB gene encoding tRNA (N6-isopentenyl adenosine(37)-C2)-methylthiotransferase MiaB translates to MDLKNIKPLTSNNSGKKLFIETYGCQMNVADSEVVASVMEMDGYGITHEMEQADAIFINTCSIRDNAEQRVMGRLQQLTAMRKNNPDLIIGIIGCMAERVKDQLFEKGANIVVGPDAYMDLPNLIGMAENGDKAINVELSTNETYSDVIPSRISKNRISGFVSIMRGCNNFCSYCIVPYTRGRERSRQPESIKREIQDLQNKGFKEVNLLGQNVNSYNWTGNECNKLNFPGLLNYVAGNFPEMRIRFTTSHPKDMCDETLKVMAKYSNICNHIHLPLQSGSSKILKLMNRKYDREWYMERITAIKTILPDCGLSTDVFCGFHNETEEDHKQTLELMQWVGYDSAFMFKYSERPGTYASKHLEDNVSEEIKSKRLQEIIDLQTELSIKSNKADIGKTFEVLVEGTSKKSKEELFGRTSQNKVVVFPKENFKKGDFVMVKITDAGSATLKGISIN
- a CDS encoding carboxymuconolactone decarboxylase family protein yields the protein MNDKIKEFREYRSAMNEKLLASNNKVIKRIFNIDTNTYMEGALSTKVKEMLGLVSSMVLRCDDCIKYHLEKCYEQGVTNEEMMEIFSVANLVGGTIVIPHTRRAIEYWEILNEEE